The following proteins are encoded in a genomic region of Xanthomonas citri pv. mangiferaeindicae:
- a CDS encoding energy-dependent translational throttle protein EttA — protein MSSQYIYTMNRVSKVVPPKRQIIKDISLSFYPGAKIGLLGLNGAGKSTVLKIMAGVDTDFEGEARPQPGIKVGYLEQEPRLNPEQTVREAVEEGVGEVLQAQAALEAVYAAYAEEGADFDALAKEQERLEAILAAGDAHTLENQLDVAADALRLPPWDAKIGNLSGGEKRRVALCRLLLQKPDMLLLDEPTNHLDAESVEWLEQFLARYTGTVVAVTHDRYFLDNAAEWILELDRGRGIPWKGNYTDWLTQKDERLKQEENQEKARQKAIQKELEWSRQNAKGGRSKGKARLARLEELQSQDYQKRNETNEIFIPPGERLGNSVMEFKNVSKKFGDRLLIDNLSMIVPPGAIVGIIGPNGAGKSTLFKMITGQEKPDSGEIIVGPTVQLSYVDQSRDKLEGNHNVFQEIAGGLDILNINGVEIQSRAYIGRFNFKGQDQQKLVGSLSGGERGRLHMAKTLLQGGNVLLLDEPSNDLDIETLRALEDALLEFPGNTFVISHDRWFLDRIATHILAFEGDSHVEFFQGNYREYEEDKKRRLGDDAGPKRLRFKALK, from the coding sequence ATGTCCTCGCAATACATCTACACCATGAACCGCGTGTCCAAGGTGGTTCCGCCGAAGCGGCAGATCATCAAGGACATCTCGCTGTCGTTCTATCCCGGCGCCAAGATCGGCCTGCTGGGCCTCAACGGCGCCGGCAAGTCGACGGTGCTCAAGATCATGGCCGGTGTGGACACCGACTTCGAGGGCGAGGCCCGCCCGCAGCCCGGCATCAAGGTCGGCTACCTGGAGCAGGAGCCGCGCCTGAACCCGGAGCAGACGGTTCGCGAGGCGGTCGAGGAAGGCGTCGGTGAGGTGCTGCAGGCCCAGGCCGCGCTCGAGGCGGTCTACGCCGCCTACGCCGAGGAAGGCGCCGACTTCGACGCACTCGCCAAGGAACAGGAGCGCCTGGAGGCGATCCTGGCCGCGGGGGATGCGCACACGCTGGAGAACCAGCTCGACGTCGCCGCCGACGCGCTGCGTCTGCCGCCGTGGGATGCGAAGATCGGCAACCTCTCGGGCGGCGAGAAGCGCCGCGTGGCGCTGTGCCGCCTGCTGTTGCAGAAGCCGGACATGCTGCTGCTCGACGAACCGACCAACCACCTCGACGCCGAGTCGGTGGAGTGGCTGGAGCAGTTCCTCGCTCGCTACACCGGCACCGTCGTGGCCGTCACCCACGATCGCTACTTCCTCGACAACGCCGCCGAGTGGATTCTCGAACTCGACCGCGGCCGCGGCATTCCGTGGAAGGGCAACTACACCGACTGGCTGACGCAGAAGGATGAGCGCCTGAAGCAGGAAGAGAACCAGGAGAAGGCGCGCCAGAAGGCGATCCAGAAGGAACTGGAGTGGTCGCGGCAGAACGCCAAGGGCGGCCGCTCCAAGGGCAAGGCGCGCCTGGCCCGTCTGGAAGAGCTGCAATCGCAGGATTACCAGAAGCGCAACGAGACCAACGAGATCTTCATTCCGCCGGGCGAGCGCCTGGGCAACTCGGTGATGGAGTTCAAGAATGTCAGCAAGAAGTTCGGCGACCGGCTGCTGATCGACAACCTGTCGATGATCGTGCCGCCGGGCGCGATCGTCGGCATCATCGGCCCCAACGGCGCCGGCAAGTCGACGCTGTTCAAGATGATCACCGGGCAGGAAAAGCCGGACTCGGGCGAGATCATCGTCGGACCGACCGTGCAGCTGTCGTACGTCGACCAGAGCCGCGACAAGCTCGAAGGCAACCACAACGTCTTCCAGGAGATCGCCGGCGGTCTGGACATCCTCAACATCAATGGCGTGGAGATCCAGTCGCGCGCCTACATCGGCCGCTTCAACTTCAAGGGTCAGGATCAGCAGAAGCTGGTCGGCTCGCTGTCCGGTGGTGAGCGCGGTCGCCTGCACATGGCCAAGACGCTGCTGCAGGGCGGCAACGTGCTGCTGCTCGACGAACCGTCGAACGACCTGGACATCGAAACGCTGCGCGCGCTGGAAGACGCGCTGCTGGAGTTCCCGGGCAACACCTTCGTGATTTCGCACGATCGCTGGTTCCTCGACCGCATCGCCACGCACATCCTCGCGTTCGAGGGCGACAGCCACGTCGAGTTCTTCCAGGGCAACTACCGCGAGTACGAGGAAGACAAGAAGCGCCGCCTCGGCGACGACGCCGGTCCCAAGCGCCTGCGGTTCAAGGCCCTGAAGTGA
- a CDS encoding adenylate kinase — MIPTHRLHIFGASGSGTTTLGAALAARLALPHVDVDEVYWKPTDPPYTEKATPDERIAAIEQRLAGHDGWILTGSLVSWGSSLVARCTLAVFLSLDDTERMRRLHARERARYGDRIAPGGDMVEHHRAFMDWAAQYETGGPEIRSRAMHDRWRQTLHCPVMTLDSRQSPQALADAIIARLPKPGSESIFP, encoded by the coding sequence ATGATCCCGACCCATCGCCTCCACATCTTCGGCGCGTCCGGAAGCGGCACCACCACGCTGGGCGCCGCACTGGCCGCACGCCTGGCGCTGCCGCACGTGGATGTCGACGAGGTCTACTGGAAGCCAACCGACCCGCCTTACACCGAGAAGGCGACGCCGGACGAGCGCATCGCAGCGATCGAACAACGTCTGGCCGGTCATGACGGGTGGATCCTGACCGGCTCGCTGGTGAGTTGGGGAAGCAGTCTCGTCGCGCGGTGCACGCTGGCAGTCTTCCTCTCGCTCGACGACACCGAACGCATGCGTCGCCTGCACGCGCGCGAACGCGCTCGCTACGGCGACCGGATCGCGCCCGGTGGCGACATGGTCGAGCACCACCGCGCTTTCATGGATTGGGCTGCGCAGTACGAGACGGGCGGGCCGGAGATCCGCAGCCGGGCGATGCACGACCGCTGGCGGCAAACCCTGCACTGCCCGGTCATGACGCTCGACAGCCGGCAGTCGCCGCAGGCGCTGGCCGATGCGATCATCGCCCGACTCCCAAAACCGGGGTCAGAGTCGATTTTTCCCTGA
- a CDS encoding type II secretion system protein GspD → MTPALPSRTLAIGICIALLAGCATAPPPTVRRDADLRQGVEADATGVADGPRVQSLVDDDDRPRPQIRRGSGTVINRGAAAAPPPTLGGTTTGQASFNFEGESVHAVAKAILGDMLGQNYVIAPEVQGTVTLATPKPVSAAQALSLLEMVLGWNNARMIYSDGRYNIVPADTALATGTVAPRTGGTGAARGFEVRTVPLRYISATEMEKVLEPYARPNAIVGADNARNVITISGSRSELDNYLRTIEIFDVDWLSGMSVGVFPLQSGKATQVVADLEKVFGQDSESPVAGMFRFMPLEGANAVLVITPQADYLGEIQQWLERIDNAGQEPRLFSLELKFIKARELAQRLSEVFGGSGGSSGQDSASLMPGLSGNTLRSGGLDGSTSGGRGGLDSSTGGLGSNSRMGGGRGGMRGGGSGGDIGQMQLDERQDGPSSVTLEVGGDRVGVSAVDETNTLLVRTTPAAWRSIRDVVERLDVMPAQVHIEAQVVEVTLKGELRYGVNWFIEKGMSDNSIGPFGPSGAGQGLAGPTRWSTLGASIGGVSGPGLAWTLVKNDAAAVIDALDEVTDVNILQSPSVFVRNNAMAEFNVGASIPISTTSVNPILGDSSYTSVQYLETGTILKVRPRVTRDGMVFLDIVQEVSSPGPSSTADAQGNVRIDTRRLKTEAAVQAGDTVMLAGLIKDEVGRTSKGLPGLSRIPVFGSLFGSQATSNERSEVIVLLTPTIVRNPQEARQLTDEYGRRFRALQPLQPRN, encoded by the coding sequence ATGACTCCCGCCCTTCCGTCCAGGACGCTCGCGATCGGCATCTGCATCGCGTTGCTCGCCGGCTGCGCCACGGCGCCGCCGCCGACCGTTCGGCGCGATGCCGATCTACGCCAGGGGGTGGAAGCCGATGCCACGGGCGTCGCCGACGGGCCGCGTGTGCAGTCGCTGGTCGACGACGACGACCGGCCGCGTCCGCAGATCCGTCGCGGCAGCGGCACGGTGATCAATCGCGGCGCCGCAGCCGCGCCGCCGCCGACGCTCGGCGGCACCACCACCGGGCAGGCCTCGTTCAATTTCGAGGGCGAATCGGTGCATGCGGTCGCCAAGGCGATTCTCGGCGACATGCTCGGCCAGAACTATGTCATTGCGCCGGAAGTGCAGGGCACGGTCACGCTGGCGACGCCCAAGCCGGTGAGCGCGGCGCAGGCGCTGAGCCTGCTGGAAATGGTGCTGGGCTGGAACAACGCCCGGATGATCTACAGCGACGGCCGCTACAACATCGTGCCGGCCGACACCGCGCTCGCCACCGGCACGGTCGCGCCGCGCACCGGCGGCACCGGGGCCGCGCGCGGCTTCGAAGTGCGCACGGTGCCGCTGCGCTACATCTCCGCGACCGAGATGGAGAAGGTGCTCGAGCCCTACGCGCGCCCGAACGCGATCGTCGGCGCCGACAACGCACGCAACGTCATCACGATCTCGGGCAGCCGCTCCGAACTCGACAACTACCTGCGCACGATCGAGATCTTCGACGTCGACTGGCTCTCGGGCATGTCGGTGGGCGTGTTCCCGCTGCAGTCGGGCAAGGCCACGCAGGTGGTCGCCGATCTGGAGAAGGTGTTCGGCCAGGACAGCGAATCGCCGGTCGCAGGCATGTTCCGCTTCATGCCACTTGAAGGTGCGAACGCAGTGCTGGTGATCACGCCGCAGGCCGATTACCTGGGCGAGATCCAGCAGTGGCTCGAGCGCATCGACAACGCCGGCCAGGAGCCGCGGTTGTTCTCGCTCGAACTGAAGTTCATCAAGGCGCGCGAGCTCGCGCAACGCTTGTCGGAGGTGTTCGGCGGCAGTGGTGGCAGCAGCGGCCAGGACAGCGCCTCGTTGATGCCGGGCTTGAGCGGCAACACTTTGCGCAGCGGTGGTCTCGACGGCAGCACGTCCGGTGGCCGCGGCGGGCTTGATTCGTCGACAGGCGGCCTGGGCAGCAACTCCAGGATGGGCGGCGGCCGCGGCGGCATGCGCGGTGGTGGCAGCGGCGGTGACATCGGTCAGATGCAGCTCGACGAGCGTCAGGACGGCCCCAGCAGCGTGACCTTGGAGGTCGGCGGAGACCGCGTCGGCGTGTCGGCGGTCGACGAGACCAACACGCTGCTCGTGCGCACGACGCCGGCGGCGTGGCGGTCGATCCGCGATGTCGTCGAACGGCTCGACGTGATGCCCGCGCAGGTGCACATCGAGGCGCAGGTGGTGGAGGTGACGCTCAAGGGCGAGCTCAGGTACGGCGTCAACTGGTTCATCGAAAAGGGGATGTCCGACAACAGCATTGGACCCTTCGGGCCCTCTGGGGCCGGGCAAGGACTGGCCGGCCCAACCCGCTGGAGTACGCTGGGTGCGAGCATCGGAGGCGTATCGGGACCTGGCCTGGCCTGGACGCTGGTCAAGAACGACGCCGCGGCGGTGATCGATGCGTTGGATGAGGTCACCGACGTCAACATCCTGCAGTCACCGTCTGTGTTCGTGCGCAACAATGCGATGGCTGAGTTCAACGTCGGCGCGAGCATTCCGATCTCGACCACCAGCGTCAATCCGATTCTCGGCGATAGCAGCTATACCAGCGTGCAGTACTTGGAGACCGGCACGATTCTGAAGGTGCGACCGCGTGTCACTCGCGACGGCATGGTGTTCCTGGACATCGTGCAGGAGGTCAGCTCACCCGGACCTAGCAGTACCGCGGATGCGCAGGGCAATGTGCGCATCGATACCCGGCGGCTGAAGACCGAAGCGGCGGTACAGGCCGGCGATACGGTAATGCTGGCCGGCCTCATCAAAGACGAGGTTGGACGCACCTCGAAGGGATTACCCGGCCTGAGTCGGATTCCGGTGTTCGGCAGCCTGTTCGGCTCGCAGGCGACGAGCAACGAGCGCAGCGAAGTCATCGTCCTGCTGACGCCGACGATCGTGCGCAATCCGCAGGAAGCGCGCCAGCTGACCGACGAGTACGGCCGCCGCTTCCGCGCGCTGCAGCCGCTGCAGCCCCGCAACTGA
- a CDS encoding orotidine 5'-phosphate decarboxylase, producing the protein MPRSFMQALHARWQAADTLVCVGLDPEPTKFPARFSGDPDAVFAFCRDIADATAEYACAFKPQIAHFAALGAEAALQRLIAHLHAQHPDVPVILDAKRGDIGSTAQQYVGEAFERYAADAVTVNPYLGRDSVQPFLDREDKGVVILCRTSNPGATDLQDLPVAHGGATRPLYQHVAETIARDWNAHGNCALVVGATWPAQLREVRAIVGDLPFLVPGVGAQGGDVEAVVTHARTADGTGLMVSSSRAILYASSGDDYAEAAARSARQLRDQIRSVR; encoded by the coding sequence ATGCCCCGCTCCTTCATGCAGGCGCTGCATGCGCGCTGGCAAGCCGCCGACACCCTGGTCTGCGTGGGGCTGGACCCCGAACCCACGAAGTTTCCGGCCCGGTTTTCCGGCGATCCGGACGCGGTGTTCGCCTTCTGTCGCGACATCGCCGATGCGACCGCCGAGTACGCCTGCGCGTTCAAACCGCAGATCGCGCACTTCGCCGCGCTCGGCGCCGAGGCTGCGCTACAGCGGCTGATCGCGCACCTGCATGCCCAGCATCCCGACGTGCCGGTGATCCTCGACGCCAAGCGCGGCGATATCGGCAGCACCGCCCAGCAGTACGTGGGCGAGGCCTTCGAGCGCTACGCCGCCGACGCGGTCACGGTGAATCCGTATCTGGGGCGCGACTCGGTGCAGCCGTTCCTCGACCGCGAAGACAAGGGGGTGGTGATCCTGTGCCGCACCTCCAATCCGGGCGCCACCGACCTGCAGGACCTGCCGGTCGCGCACGGCGGCGCCACGCGTCCGCTGTACCAGCACGTCGCCGAGACCATCGCGCGCGACTGGAATGCGCACGGCAACTGCGCCCTGGTCGTCGGCGCGACCTGGCCGGCGCAGTTGCGCGAGGTCCGGGCGATCGTCGGCGACCTGCCGTTCCTGGTGCCCGGCGTCGGCGCACAGGGCGGCGATGTCGAGGCGGTCGTGACCCACGCCAGGACCGCCGACGGCACCGGGCTGATGGTCAGCTCCTCGCGCGCCATCCTCTATGCGTCGAGCGGCGACGACTACGCCGAGGCCGCGGCGCGGAGCGCGCGTCAGTTGCGCGACCAGATCCGCAGCGTCCGCTGA
- a CDS encoding general secretion pathway protein GspM has protein sequence MPDSPVPARDRWLALGLLLGALLLAYLVLLHPWWTQPMQELGARIDSLQERELRIRRELEQAPQVRAELERAREAMAAAPGFMPQASVELATAALVQRLENAVLEASPGNRSCAISNRSPLAGGRNDRYPRATVQVRLRCGMPELAAVLHSLEAGTPRLFVDNLNILSQRHTLAAGAASGGVDVSFDLSGYVLPGPSAPAAAPSAEAATDAG, from the coding sequence ATGCCCGATAGTCCGGTGCCCGCGCGCGACCGCTGGCTGGCGCTGGGTCTGCTGCTGGGCGCGCTGCTGCTCGCTTACCTGGTGCTGCTGCACCCCTGGTGGACGCAGCCGATGCAAGAACTGGGCGCGCGCATTGACTCGCTGCAGGAGCGCGAACTGCGGATTCGCCGTGAACTCGAGCAGGCGCCGCAGGTGCGCGCCGAACTTGAGCGCGCGCGAGAGGCGATGGCCGCGGCGCCCGGCTTCATGCCGCAGGCGAGCGTGGAGCTGGCGACGGCCGCCCTGGTGCAGCGGCTCGAGAATGCGGTGCTCGAGGCCAGTCCCGGCAACCGCAGTTGTGCGATCAGCAACCGCTCGCCGCTGGCCGGTGGTCGCAACGACCGCTACCCGCGTGCGACCGTGCAGGTGCGGCTGCGCTGCGGCATGCCGGAGCTCGCCGCGGTGCTGCATTCGCTCGAAGCGGGAACGCCCCGGCTGTTCGTCGACAACCTCAACATTCTCAGTCAGCGGCACACGCTGGCCGCGGGCGCCGCCAGCGGCGGCGTCGATGTGAGTTTCGATCTGTCGGGCTATGTGTTGCCGGGTCCGTCCGCACCTGCGGCGGCGCCCAGCGCGGAGGCGGCGACCGATGCGGGTTGA
- a CDS encoding glycosyl transferase, giving the protein MSASSTPIRAPDVVAVVVTHQSASTIDACLRRLREADGVAQIRIVDNGSIDETLTIVQRHASLDPRVHFIGNPDNPGFAVACNQGARDADAPWIAFINPDCLVEVDTLTRLRVHADTLGHACLLGSELLGEDGAPDPAARRRDPDFVAMLRSASARDLSLPRDAAQSLQRVDAVSGALMLLPRTLFDRIDGFDTGYRLHAEDLDLCRRAREAGATVAIANDVAVLHVRGVSSRARPLFVEWHKHRGLWRYFNRFEAPHRSAAQRVGVWMAIWLRFPLAVLRRL; this is encoded by the coding sequence ATGAGCGCATCTTCGACTCCGATACGTGCGCCCGATGTGGTCGCCGTGGTCGTCACCCACCAGAGCGCGAGCACGATCGATGCCTGTCTGCGGCGTCTGCGCGAAGCCGACGGCGTGGCGCAGATCCGGATCGTCGACAACGGGTCGATCGACGAGACCCTGACGATCGTGCAGCGGCACGCTTCGCTCGATCCGCGCGTGCATTTCATCGGCAACCCCGACAATCCCGGCTTCGCGGTCGCCTGCAACCAGGGGGCCCGCGATGCCGACGCGCCCTGGATCGCCTTCATCAATCCCGATTGCCTGGTCGAGGTGGATACGCTGACGCGGCTTCGCGTGCATGCCGACACACTCGGCCACGCGTGTCTGCTGGGCAGCGAACTGCTCGGCGAGGACGGCGCGCCCGATCCCGCCGCCCGGCGCCGGGATCCCGATTTCGTCGCGATGTTGCGCAGCGCATCCGCGCGCGATCTCTCGCTGCCGCGCGATGCGGCGCAGTCGCTGCAACGTGTCGATGCGGTCTCCGGTGCGCTGATGCTGCTGCCGCGCACGCTGTTCGATCGCATCGACGGCTTCGACACCGGCTATCGGCTGCATGCCGAGGATCTCGACCTGTGCCGCCGCGCCCGCGAGGCGGGCGCCACGGTTGCGATTGCCAACGACGTCGCGGTGCTGCACGTCCGCGGCGTCTCCAGCCGCGCGCGGCCGCTGTTCGTCGAGTGGCACAAGCACCGGGGGCTGTGGCGCTACTTCAACCGCTTCGAGGCGCCGCACCGGAGCGCCGCGCAGCGGGTCGGTGTGTGGATGGCGATCTGGCTGCGCTTCCCGCTGGCCGTGCTGCGCCGGCTGTAG
- a CDS encoding general secretion pathway protein GspK, protein MSRSRGAALLLVLWLIVLLSALVGAFALTARIENQQGRVLARGTVGDAAARAGLEYALMRLALPDQALRWQPDGRPYAWQFHDMAVEIRIVDETGKVDLNAAGGDLLAALLHAVGAEPDVAAQVAGAIVDWRDEDDLVQPVGGAERAEYAAQGRAYGAKNAPFETVAEVQQVLGMTPALFEAVSPHLTVYGRLPSPDPQFADAVVLQAMGVDADPILAARAATGALLAEAVLGGGSGTYSIDSRARLEGGRSARLRAVVRTGAGAVPGTAYSVLRWEEGASPR, encoded by the coding sequence ATGAGCCGGAGCCGCGGCGCGGCCCTGCTGCTGGTGTTGTGGTTGATCGTGCTGTTGTCGGCGCTGGTCGGCGCCTTCGCGCTCACCGCCCGCATCGAGAACCAGCAGGGGCGCGTGCTGGCACGCGGCACCGTGGGCGATGCCGCCGCGCGTGCCGGGCTCGAGTACGCGCTGATGCGGCTCGCATTGCCGGACCAGGCCCTGCGCTGGCAGCCCGATGGCCGGCCCTATGCCTGGCAGTTCCACGACATGGCCGTGGAGATCCGGATCGTCGACGAAACCGGGAAGGTCGATCTCAACGCGGCCGGCGGCGACTTGCTGGCTGCGCTGTTGCATGCGGTGGGCGCCGAGCCCGATGTGGCGGCGCAGGTGGCCGGCGCGATCGTCGACTGGCGCGACGAGGACGACCTGGTGCAGCCGGTGGGCGGCGCCGAACGCGCCGAGTACGCGGCGCAGGGGCGCGCCTATGGCGCCAAGAACGCGCCGTTCGAAACCGTGGCCGAAGTCCAGCAGGTGCTCGGGATGACGCCGGCGCTGTTCGAGGCGGTGTCGCCGCACCTGACCGTCTACGGCCGCCTGCCGTCGCCCGATCCGCAATTCGCCGATGCGGTGGTGCTGCAGGCGATGGGCGTCGACGCCGACCCGATTCTGGCCGCGCGCGCGGCCACCGGTGCACTGCTGGCCGAGGCGGTGCTGGGCGGCGGCAGCGGCACGTATAGTATCGACAGCCGTGCGCGGCTCGAAGGGGGACGGAGCGCGCGGCTGCGGGCAGTGGTCAGGACCGGCGCTGGCGCCGTACCGGGCACGGCATATAGCGTGCTGCGTTGGGAGGAGGGAGCTTCACCACGATGA
- a CDS encoding type I methionyl aminopeptidase — translation MTIQTPDELEGLRRAGALVAGILSTMRDQAIAGVTPRALDAIGAQMLREAGAQSAPVLTYGFPAATCISVNRVVAHGIPDGTPLCDGDLVNIDVSAELDGFFADTGASFVVGTASAAQQRLLDATREARDAAIAQLRAGGLINSIGRTIETVAARRGFRVIRDLQSHGVGRALHEEPGSIPGYYDRRDTRRLHAGMVITVEPFLATHSTRTDALDDGWSLICPKGVGAQFEHTVVVTHDAPIIVT, via the coding sequence ATGACGATCCAGACGCCTGATGAGCTCGAAGGCCTTCGGCGCGCAGGCGCGCTGGTCGCCGGCATCCTGTCCACAATGCGGGATCAAGCGATTGCGGGCGTCACGCCGCGCGCGCTCGATGCGATCGGCGCCCAGATGTTGCGCGAGGCCGGTGCGCAGTCGGCGCCGGTGCTGACCTACGGCTTTCCGGCGGCGACCTGCATCAGCGTCAATCGGGTGGTCGCACACGGCATTCCGGATGGCACGCCGCTGTGCGACGGCGACCTGGTCAACATCGATGTCTCGGCCGAGCTCGACGGCTTCTTCGCCGACACCGGGGCGAGCTTCGTCGTCGGCACCGCCAGTGCGGCGCAGCAGCGCCTGCTCGATGCGACCCGCGAGGCGCGCGATGCGGCAATCGCCCAGTTGCGCGCGGGCGGGCTGATCAACAGCATCGGCCGGACCATCGAGACCGTCGCCGCGCGTCGCGGCTTCCGGGTCATCCGCGACCTGCAGAGCCACGGCGTCGGGCGCGCACTGCACGAGGAGCCGGGCTCGATCCCGGGCTATTACGACCGGCGCGACACCCGTCGGCTGCACGCCGGCATGGTGATCACCGTCGAGCCGTTCCTGGCCACGCACAGCACCCGCACCGACGCGCTCGACGACGGCTGGTCGCTGATCTGCCCGAAGGGCGTCGGCGCGCAGTTCGAGCACACGGTCGTGGTCACCCACGACGCCCCGATCATCGTCACCTGA
- a CDS encoding nicotinate phosphoribosyltransferase: MPIIQSLLDTDLYKFTMMQAVLHQHPGAHVEYRFKCRTPGIDLARYLDQIEQEIDALCALRFTDDELAYVRGLRFIKPDFADFLGLFRLDRKYIELRPSASVPGEIELDIRGPWLHTILFEVPLLAIVNEVWFRNTSTPDFAEGERRLQAKAALLRDTPGFDDCKVADYGTRRRYSRQWHGHMLPLLREALGAQFVGTSNVDFARRYGMTPLGTMAHEYLQAFQALGPRLRDSQVAALEAWAHEYRGDLGIALSDVVGLDAFLRDFDMYFCKLFDGVRHDSGDPFVWGDRMLAHFQHNRVDPASKTLVFSDGLDFAKVMRLHDHFRGRCQVAFGVGTHLTNDLGPTPLNIVIKMVRCNGQPVAKLSDSPGKSMCDDPGYLSYLRQVFGVAKTLD; encoded by the coding sequence ATGCCGATCATCCAGTCCCTGCTCGACACCGACCTGTACAAGTTCACGATGATGCAGGCGGTGCTGCACCAGCACCCCGGTGCGCACGTCGAGTACCGGTTCAAGTGCAGGACGCCGGGCATCGACCTGGCGCGTTATCTGGACCAGATCGAGCAGGAGATCGACGCGCTGTGTGCGCTGCGCTTCACCGATGACGAACTGGCCTACGTGCGCGGACTGCGCTTCATCAAGCCCGACTTCGCCGACTTCCTCGGGCTGTTCCGGCTTGACCGCAAGTACATCGAGTTGCGGCCGTCGGCATCGGTGCCGGGCGAGATCGAACTCGACATCCGTGGCCCCTGGCTGCACACGATCCTGTTCGAAGTGCCGCTGCTGGCGATCGTCAACGAGGTCTGGTTCCGCAACACCTCGACGCCGGATTTTGCCGAGGGTGAGCGCAGGCTGCAGGCCAAGGCTGCGCTGTTGCGCGACACGCCCGGCTTCGACGATTGCAAGGTCGCCGATTACGGCACGCGGCGCCGCTACTCGCGGCAGTGGCACGGGCACATGCTGCCGCTGCTGCGCGAAGCGCTGGGCGCGCAGTTCGTCGGCACCAGCAATGTCGATTTCGCGCGCCGCTACGGCATGACGCCGCTGGGCACGATGGCGCACGAGTACCTGCAGGCGTTCCAGGCGCTCGGGCCACGGCTTCGCGACTCGCAGGTCGCCGCGCTGGAAGCCTGGGCGCATGAGTACCGCGGCGATCTGGGTATCGCACTGTCGGACGTCGTCGGCCTGGACGCGTTCCTGCGCGATTTCGACATGTACTTCTGCAAGCTGTTCGACGGCGTGCGCCACGATTCGGGCGACCCGTTCGTCTGGGGCGACCGCATGCTCGCGCATTTCCAGCACAATCGCGTCGATCCGGCGAGCAAGACCCTGGTCTTCAGCGACGGCCTGGATTTCGCCAAAGTGATGCGGCTCCACGACCACTTCCGCGGCCGCTGCCAGGTCGCGTTCGGCGTCGGCACGCACCTGACCAACGACCTCGGCCCGACGCCACTCAACATCGTCATCAAGATGGTCCGCTGCAACGGCCAGCCAGTGGCCAAGCTCAGTGATTCGCCGGGCAAGAGCATGTGCGACGACCCCGGTTACCTGAGCTATCTGCGCCAGGTGTTCGGGGTGGCCAAGACGTTGGACTGA